The Populus trichocarpa isolate Nisqually-1 chromosome 2, P.trichocarpa_v4.1, whole genome shotgun sequence genome has a window encoding:
- the LOC7481450 gene encoding uncharacterized protein LOC7481450 isoform X2: MDSVSSVKEFIRKQVPDWDDEIMATARFKAFSGQRSDWEPKYLFWKDLILKIARHLDLFIIQPSQVKEKWFNRGGLTPLCLDHCLMYNEGDIVRNVDLVDPSSGRISQLFRKVRNLMVRSPVTPEIIMLEDHLFLTPLLKDKTAQIIKCLSESHWTSSCIITMSKFQGMCGGPSEAAPLLSYLSGLGKAQYFSISKEVIEGVKISLSSASVPAISSLDLDVLHLIWTAQKLEDQIDVIDRRYEMSRKSALASLNSGNKKVALRHAREMKLALESRERCTSLLNRVEEVLNVIANAESTQKVTEAIRIGAEAMKQNKITVEEVENCLEELEESIDAQKQVEKALESNPISGIEDEDIEEELEKLELELESENLQISKVEVGNTSGEMDALGSPDSLTDALSNLKLHDGSARGSVSQKSPFPTRTKNSKHAMLEAA, translated from the exons ATGGATTCCGTGTCGTCGGTGAAGGAATTCATAAGAAAACAAGTCCCCGATTGGGACGACGAAATAATGGCCACAGCCCGATTCAAAGCATTTAGTGGGCAAAGATCCGATTGGGAACCCAAATACTTGTTCTGGAAAGATTTAATCCTCAAAATTGCTCGACATCTCGACCTCTTCATTATTCAACCTTCTCAG GTAAAGGAGAAGTGGTTCAATCGTGGAGGTTTAACGCCTTTATGCCTTGATCAT TGCTTAATGTATAATGAAGGTGATATTGTGCGAAATGTGGATCTTGTAGACCCAAGTAGTGGTCGAATCTCTCAGTTATTCAGAAAAGTTAGAAATTTGATGGTCAGATCACCTGTTACTCCAGAAATAATTATGCTTGAAGATCATCTCTTTCTTACACCATTATTGAAG GATAAAACTGCTCAGATTATCAAATGCTTATCTGAAAGTCATTGGACTTCTTCGTGCATTATTACTATGAGCAAGTTCCAGGGCATGTGTGGAGGACCATCTGAGGCAGCTCCTCTCTTGAGTTATCTATCTGGACTTGGGAAAGCACAATATTTCTCAATTTCTAAGGAGGTTATAGAG GGAGTGAAAATTTCCCTTTCATCAGCATCAGTTCCCGCCATCTCAAGTCTAGATTTGGATGTCCTGCACTTGATTTGGACAGCGCAAAAgcttgaggaccaaattgacgTGATTGACAGACGATATGAAAT GTCAAGAAAATCAGCATTAGCTTCTTTAAATTCTGGAAACAAGAAAGTAGCCCTGAGGCATGCTAGAGAGATGAAGTTGGCCTTGGAGAGTAGAGAAAGGTGTACGTCACTTTTGAACAGAGTGGAGGAAGTTCTGAATGTCATCGCAAATGCTGAATCTACACAAAAG GTAACTGAGGCCATCAGAATTGGAGCTGAAGCaatgaaacaaaataagataacGGTAGAGGAGGTTGAAAACTGTTTAGAAGAACTTGAGGAGAGTATTGATGcacaaaaacaagttgaaaaggCTCTAG aatcaaatccaatttcaggtattgaagatgaagatataGAAGAGGAATTAGAAAAGCTAGAGTTGGAATTAGAAAGTGAAAACCTTCAAATATCGAAAGTCGAGGTTGGCAATACATCAGGAGAAATGGATGCTTTGGGATCCCCTGACTCGCTAACTGATGCTTTGTCAAATTTAAAGCTCCATGATGGTTCAGCTAGGGGATCTGTAAGTCAGAAGTCTCCATTCCCGACGAGAACTAAAAATTCAAAGCATGCGATGCTTGAAGCAGCATAA
- the LOC7460502 gene encoding chitinase 10 — MASPAYTLLSFTFYTIFLSSGSYKAEAWRFNDISSLVSKGLFDSIFLHKDNNACPAKDFYTYSSFIQASRSFPRFGRTGSSIKRKREIAAFLAQISHETTGGWPTAPDGPFAWGLCFKEEVSPQGNYCNSSNTRWPCSPGKSYKGRGPIQLSWNYNYGPAGKALGFDGLNNPDIVSNNSLIAFKTALWFWMTKQSPKPSCHNVMIGKYKPTAAGVAANRTAGYGLVTNIINGGLECGIPNDARVNDRIGFFQRYAALFNVSTGPNLDCENQKPFT, encoded by the exons ATGGCATCTCCTGCTTATACTTTGTTGTCATTCACTTTTTACACCATCTTCCTCTCGTCTGGATCATATAAAGCTGAAGCTTGGAGATTCAATGACATCTCTTCTCTTGTTAGTAAAGGCCTCTTTGATTCCATATTTCTACACAAGGACAACAACGCATGCCCTGCTAAAGATTTTTACACGTACAGCTCCTTCATTCAAGCATCTAGATCTTTTCCTCGGTTCGGCAGGACAGGTAGTTCTATAAAGAGGAAGCGAGAAATTGCAGCTTTTCTTGCTCAGATATCCCATGAGACCACAGGTGGGTGGCCTACCGCACCCGATGGACCATTTGCATGGGGTTTGTGCTTCAAGGAAGAAGTGAGTCCACAAGGTAATTACTGTAACTCAAGCAACACTCGATGGCCATGCTCCCCTGGGAAATCCTACAAAGGAAGAGGGCCTATTCAACTATCATG GAATTACAATTATGGACCAGCAGGCAAGGCATTAGGATTTGATGGGCTTAACAACCCAGATATAGTGTCTAACAACTCCTTAATCGCCTTCAAGACAGCTCTTTGGTTTTGGATGACTAAGCAGAGCCCAAAACCATCTTGCCACAACGTCATGATTGGAAAATATAAGCCAACAGCAGCTGGTGTGGCAGCTAATCGGACTGCCGGCTACGGGTTGGTGACTAACATCATCAACGGTGGTCTTGAATGTGGAATACCTAACGATGCGCGAGTTAATGATCGGATTGGGTTTTTTCAGAGATACGCAGCATTGTTTAATGTAAGTACTGGGCCTAACTTAGATTGTGAAAATCAGAAGCCCtttacttag
- the LOC7481450 gene encoding uncharacterized protein LOC7481450 isoform X1, with protein MDSVSSVKEFIRKQVPDWDDEIMATARFKAFSGQRSDWEPKYLFWKDLILKIARHLDLFIIQPSQVKEKWFNRGGLTPLCLDHVLCLMYNEGDIVRNVDLVDPSSGRISQLFRKVRNLMVRSPVTPEIIMLEDHLFLTPLLKDKTAQIIKCLSESHWTSSCIITMSKFQGMCGGPSEAAPLLSYLSGLGKAQYFSISKEVIEGVKISLSSASVPAISSLDLDVLHLIWTAQKLEDQIDVIDRRYEMSRKSALASLNSGNKKVALRHAREMKLALESRERCTSLLNRVEEVLNVIANAESTQKVTEAIRIGAEAMKQNKITVEEVENCLEELEESIDAQKQVEKALESNPISGIEDEDIEEELEKLELELESENLQISKVEVGNTSGEMDALGSPDSLTDALSNLKLHDGSARGSVSQKSPFPTRTKNSKHAMLEAA; from the exons ATGGATTCCGTGTCGTCGGTGAAGGAATTCATAAGAAAACAAGTCCCCGATTGGGACGACGAAATAATGGCCACAGCCCGATTCAAAGCATTTAGTGGGCAAAGATCCGATTGGGAACCCAAATACTTGTTCTGGAAAGATTTAATCCTCAAAATTGCTCGACATCTCGACCTCTTCATTATTCAACCTTCTCAG GTAAAGGAGAAGTGGTTCAATCGTGGAGGTTTAACGCCTTTATGCCTTGATCATGTACTG TGCTTAATGTATAATGAAGGTGATATTGTGCGAAATGTGGATCTTGTAGACCCAAGTAGTGGTCGAATCTCTCAGTTATTCAGAAAAGTTAGAAATTTGATGGTCAGATCACCTGTTACTCCAGAAATAATTATGCTTGAAGATCATCTCTTTCTTACACCATTATTGAAG GATAAAACTGCTCAGATTATCAAATGCTTATCTGAAAGTCATTGGACTTCTTCGTGCATTATTACTATGAGCAAGTTCCAGGGCATGTGTGGAGGACCATCTGAGGCAGCTCCTCTCTTGAGTTATCTATCTGGACTTGGGAAAGCACAATATTTCTCAATTTCTAAGGAGGTTATAGAG GGAGTGAAAATTTCCCTTTCATCAGCATCAGTTCCCGCCATCTCAAGTCTAGATTTGGATGTCCTGCACTTGATTTGGACAGCGCAAAAgcttgaggaccaaattgacgTGATTGACAGACGATATGAAAT GTCAAGAAAATCAGCATTAGCTTCTTTAAATTCTGGAAACAAGAAAGTAGCCCTGAGGCATGCTAGAGAGATGAAGTTGGCCTTGGAGAGTAGAGAAAGGTGTACGTCACTTTTGAACAGAGTGGAGGAAGTTCTGAATGTCATCGCAAATGCTGAATCTACACAAAAG GTAACTGAGGCCATCAGAATTGGAGCTGAAGCaatgaaacaaaataagataacGGTAGAGGAGGTTGAAAACTGTTTAGAAGAACTTGAGGAGAGTATTGATGcacaaaaacaagttgaaaaggCTCTAG aatcaaatccaatttcaggtattgaagatgaagatataGAAGAGGAATTAGAAAAGCTAGAGTTGGAATTAGAAAGTGAAAACCTTCAAATATCGAAAGTCGAGGTTGGCAATACATCAGGAGAAATGGATGCTTTGGGATCCCCTGACTCGCTAACTGATGCTTTGTCAAATTTAAAGCTCCATGATGGTTCAGCTAGGGGATCTGTAAGTCAGAAGTCTCCATTCCCGACGAGAACTAAAAATTCAAAGCATGCGATGCTTGAAGCAGCATAA
- the LOC7460503 gene encoding protoporphyrinogen oxidase 1, chloroplastic, producing the protein MTTFIDFSLLRPTTPSLIPSSFSKFSTPRPFKLRCSLTEESATITPSKLNGEAQSNGGHSAAADCVIVGGGISGLCIAQALATKHRDVAPNVIVTEARDRVGGNITTLERDGYLWEEGPNSFQPSDPMLTMVVDSGLKEDLVLGDPNAPRFVLWNGKLRPVPGKPTDLPFFDLMSIGGKLRAGFGALGLRPPPPGHEESVEEFVRRNLGDEVFERLIEPFCSGVYAGDPSKLSMKAAFGKVWNLEQTGGSIIGGTFKTIQERRKNPKPPRDPRLPTPKGQTVGSFRKGLAMLPDAIATRLGSNVKLSWKLASVIKLDSGGYSLTYETPEGLVSLLSKSVVFTIPSHIASTLLHPLSATAADALSKFYYPPVAAVSVSYPKEAIRPERLIDGELKGFGQLHPRSQGVETLGTIYSSSLFPNRAPTGRILLLNYIGGTTNPGIVSKTESELVEAVDRDLRKMLINPNATDPLVLGVRVWPQAIPQFLIGHFDILDAARDALKAKGLQGLFLGGNYVSGVALGRCVEGAYEVAAEVTDFLSQYANK; encoded by the exons ATGACTACCTTCATTGACTTCTCTCTTCTCCGTCCAACAACGCCCTCTCTCATCCCCTCCTCATTCTCAAAATTCTCCACTCCCAGACCCTTTAAACTCCGATGCTCCCTAACCGAAGAGTCAGCTACAATTACTCCGTCGAAGCTCAACGGCGAAGCCCAGTCCAACGGCGGACATTCTGCCGCGGCGGATTGTGTCATTGTCGGAGGAGGCATTAGTGGGCTCTGTATCGCCCAGGCTCTTGCAACCAAACACCGGGATGTTGCTCCCAATGTGATTGTCACCGAAGCCAGAGATCGCGTCGGTGGCAACATTACCACCCTGGAAAGAGATGGTTATCTATGGGAAGAGGGCCCCAACAGTTTCCAGCCTTCCGATCCTATGCTCACTATGGTG GTGGATAGTGGATTAAAAGAGGATTTGGTACTAGGGGATCCAAATGCGCCCCGTTTTGTATTGTGGAATGGGAAGTTAAGGCCAGTACCAGGCAAGCCTACTGACTTGCCATTTTTCGACTTGATGAGTATTGGTGGCAAACTCAGAGCTGGATTTGGTGCTCTTGGACTTCGGCCTCCGCCACCA GGACATGAAGAATCAGTTGAAGAGTTTGTGCGGCGTAACCTTGGTGATGAGGTTTTCGAGCGATTGATTGAGCCTTTTTGTTCAG GTGTTTATGCGGGTGATCCTTCCAAACTAAGCATGAAAGCGGCTTTTGGAAAAGTTTGGAACCTGGAGCAAACTGGTGGTAGTATCATTGGTGGAACTTTCAAAACAATccaggagagaagaaaaaaccccAAGCCACCTCGAGACCC GCGCCTACCAACACCAAAGGGCCAAACTGTTGGATCTTTTAGAAAAGGACTTGCTATGTTGCCTGATGCAATAGCAACAAG GTTGGGTAGCAATGTAAAATTATCTTGGAAGCTGGCAAGCGTCATTAAATTGGATAGTGGTGGATATAGTTTGACATATGAAACACCTGAAGGATTAGTTTCTCTACTGAGCAAAAGCGTGGTCTTCACTATTCCATCCCACATTGCAAGCACTCTACTGCATCCGCTTTCT GCTACAGCTGCAGATGcactatcaaaattttattaccCACCAGTAGCAGCAGTGTCTGTTTCATATCCAAAGGAAGCAATTAGACCAGAACGATTAATAGATGGTGAACTCAAGGGGTTTGGTCAGCTGCATCCACGAAGCCAAGGGGTGGAAACATTAG GAACTATATATAGCTCATCTCTTTTTCCTAATCGTGCTCCTACTGGAAGGATTTTGCTCTTGAACTACATTGGAGGAACTACTAACCCTGGAATAGTGTCTAAG ACAGAGAGTGAACTTGTAGAAGCAGTTGATCGTGATTTGAGAAAGATGCTTATAAATCCTAACGCGACAGATCCTCTTGTATTAGGGGTGAGAGTATGGCCACAAGCCATTCCTCAGTTCTTGATTGGTCATTTTGACATCCTAGATGCTGCAAGAGATGCTCTCAAGGCTAAAGGGTTGCAGGGGCTGTTTCTTGGGGGGAACTATGTATCTGGTGTTGCGTTGGGCCGATGTGTAGAAGGAGCTTATGAAGTTGCTGCTGAGGTAACTGATTTCCTCTCCCAGTATGCCAACAAATAG
- the LOC7481449 gene encoding auxin-responsive protein IAA30, translating to MGRGAASSSSSSFESSRYPSVSGESSFPHVKRDLSTDLRLGLGISTSRQDNPSTPSEQLLDWPPIKPSPGKAVTSEENECCSSTLFVKVYMEGIQIGRKLNLLAHDGYHDLIQTLDEMFNTSILWPEMDVEHSGKCHVLTYEDKEGDWLIVGDVPWEVFLPSVRRLKITRADSL from the exons ATGGGCAGAGGAGCTGCCTCTAGCTCTTCATCATCTTTCGAAAGCAGCCGCTACCCATCTGTCTCCGGCGAGTCTTCTTTCCCTCATGTAAAGAGGGACCTTAGCACAGATCTAAGGCTTGGACTTGGCATATCAACCTCTCGACAGGACAACCCTTCCACACCAAG TGAGCAGCTATTGGATTGGCCACCGATCAAGCCGTCTCCGGGGAAGGCAGTAACATCAGAAGAAAATGAGTGCTGTAGTTCCACCTTATTCGTCAAGGTGTACATGGAAGGCATTCAAATTGGAAGGAAACTGAACCTATTAGCCCACGATGGTTACCATGACTTGATACAGACTCTCGACGAAATGTTCAACACTAGCATTCTCT GGCCTGAAATGGATGTTGAACATTCCGGGAAATGCCATGTGCTGACATATGAAGACAAAGAGGGCGATTGGTTGATTGTTGGGGATGTTCCATGGGA GGTGTTCTTACCTTCTGTGCGGAGATTGAAGATCACCAGGGCAGACAGCCTATGA
- the LOC7457191 gene encoding meiosis-specific protein ASY3 — protein MMEVDTRQKLQDDQMSDCRSFGGNCRPSSQSRKISIGILIDSTWKKGSGGAKENEAAVPNTERVNSKKESSVEGKNMGKGAFDATKGNQTEAPEQVHSPWITTRSFDQKLPASEGVLYAVETSNLPGSTGRRNKISRVKNVPVTHSVEFFANQPSNSHSGDLKQKFSGFTYKRKGGKYRNSNSEEEFTFATEKEGTMQDIAVTDDKTEERRTETLKMKLWEILGNVSSPKSQPSNSQAHQIGVNNLNQKQILDQTDDVVVKPRQSSDTIETDSETPDHTMKRPVTRSLTQKRASTKQKPEKTEVDPSSSHRQKIQEKDVYSFEEGLLGKQNVAVNDGSSMSTRKKGQIKCCSIKPRKIHFSEDNNGDEIQEGSHKSEISLPAEKMSSHSNKMGNIHGSQNKRDYCEPKNRNKERDPHQSARKTPFPAEKASSLSNKMGDFHGSCRNKREYTEPKNRNQERDSHKSASEDSHQSLWTLRTGQQKDFSSSAVPEHGDQQEKFDPPSSNSAVDPQNDFQSPPFKINSCTLSSPPSSMPKYDQIKQVFGSPEQAVRNFTVGKINSFRTLWTSKADCFASNSQTESPDVAAEIMDSPPSKTSPLKGGKDVEGGLFESSSEDGYSESSEEGSPIVKGHREGDNFSPEIATADRSKFMLHPTKRLRNHNVEKLRKFSPTSPSPTGIVETELTPEISEQNQGNELERAIMLFATALENFKKKMKLETRKKSSDILMSVSEEIRLQLKNIESQIQTDLGKLSSVSKSKRRRLESRFEEQQEELKLIHDKFKQDIYQHLQECKTTLEGLELHQIDFNGTVKKRKASHQKLLMQAEEAVKTQLDGAQRRITAVQKLAREKTLQLKYVVAECLNEGVLS, from the exons ATGATGGAGGTGGATACACGGCAGAAATTACAAGAT GATCAAATGAGTGACTGTCGCAGCTTTGGCGGCAATTGTCGTCCATCTAGCCAGTCTAGAAAGATTTCGATTGGAATTCTGATTGACTCAACGTGGAAGAAAGGATCTGGAGGCGCTAAGGAAAATGAAGCTGCAGTACCAAACACAGAAAGGGTAAATTCTAAGAAAGAAAGTTCAGTTGAAGGTAAAAATATGGGAAAAGGTGCTTTTGATGCTACTAAAGGCAACCAAACTGAAGCTCCTGAGCAGGTCCATTCCCCTTGGATTACTACAAGATCCTTTGACCAAAAATTGCCAGCTTCTGAGGGTGTCCTTTACGCAGTAGAAACTTCCAATTTACCTGGTTCTACTGGAAGAAGGAACAAGATTAGCAGAGTAAAGAATGTGCCTGTAACGCACTCGGTAGAGTTTTTTGCCAACCAACCATCAAATTCACATTCTGGTGATTTAAAGCAGAAGTTTAGTGGATTCACCTACAAAAGGAAGGGCGGAAAGTATAGAAACTCAAATTCAGAAGAGGAATTTACATTTGCAACTGAAAAAGAAGGCACCATGCAAGATATAGCAGTGACTGATGATAAGACAGAAGAGAGAAGAACTGAAACTTTGAAAATGAAACTATGGGAAATACTGGGAAATGTTTCTTCACCGAAAAGTCAGCCATCTAATTCTCAGGCTCATCAGATTGGTgtcaataatttaaatcagaAGCAAATTCTTGATCAAACAGATGATGTAGTTGTCAAGCCTAGACAGAGCTCAGATACCATAGAAACTGATTCTGAAACTCCTGATCATACTATGAAGAGACCAGTGACTCGTTCCTTGACCCAAAAAAGAGCTTCAACCAAACAGAAACCAGAGAAAACTGAAGTTGATCCATCCTCCAGTCACAGGCAAAAAATTCAAGAGAAGGATGTCTACTCCTTCGAAGAAGGATTGCTTGGAAAACAAAATGTTGCTGTCAATGATGGCTCTTCAATGTCTACAAGGAAGAAGGGCCAGATAAAGTGTTGCAGCATCAAACCACGTAAGATTCACTTCAGTGAAGACAACAATGGAGATGAGATTCAGGAAGGAAGTCACAAGAGTGAAATATCACTCCCTGCTGAGAAAATGTCTTCTCATAGCAATAAAATGGGAAATATCCATGGTTCTCAGAATAAGAGAGACTACTGTGAACCAAAGaatagaaacaaagaaagagatcCCCATCAATCTGCAAGGAAAACACCTTTCCCTGCTGAGAAAGCATCTTCTCTTAGCAACAAAATGGGAGATTTTCATGGTTCTTGTAGGAATAAGAGAGAATACACTGAACCGAAGAATAGAAACCAAGAAAGAGATTCCCATAAATCTGCAAGCGAAGACTCCCACCAGTCTTTATGGACACTCAGGACTGGTCAACAGAAGGATTTTAGCAGCTCCGCAGTACCTGAACATGGGGATCAACAAGAAAAATTTGATCCTCCCTCCTCAAATAGCGCTGTTGATCCTCAGAATGATTTCCAGAGTCCACCATTCAAAATCAATTCCTGTACCTTAAGCTCCCCCCCAAGCTCAATGCCAAAATATGACCAGATAAAACAGGTTTTTGGCAGTCCTGAACAAGCAGTGAGAAACTTTACTGTGGGAAAAATAAATAGCTTCAGGACTTTGTGGACTTCAAAGGCAGATTGTTTTGCCTCAAATAGTCAAACAGAATCGCCT GATGTTGCAGCAGAAATTATGGATTCCCCACCCAGCAAAACATCACCTCTTAAGGGGGGAAAAGATGTGGAAGGTGGTCTTTTTGAATCATCATCTGAAGATGGATACTCTGAGAGCTCTGAAGAAGGTTCACCAATTGTTAAGG GTCATAGAGAAGGAGATAACTTCTCTCCAGAAATTGCAACTGCTGACAGATCAAAATTCATGCTTCATCCAACTAAAAGGCTCCGCAACCACAATGTTGAAAAACTCAGAAAATTTAGTCCCACATCACCCTCTCCAACAG GCATTGTTGAAACTGAGCTCACTCCTGAGATTTCAGAACAAAACCAAGGGAATGAACTGGAAAG GGCCATTATGCTGTTCGCCACAGCtttagaaaacttcaaaaagaaaatgaagttggAGACTAGAAAGAAATCCTCGGACATTTTGATGTCTGTCTCAGAGGAGATACGTCTACAGTTGAAGAATATTGAGTCGCAAATCCAAACAGATct GGGGAAGCTGTCAAGTGTTAGTAAATCAAAAAGGAGACGCCTGGAGTCAAGATTTGAAG AACAACAAGAGGAACTAAAGTTGATACATGATaaattcaaacaagatatttatCAGCATCTCCAGGAGTGTAAAACCACGCTTGAAGGACTAGAATTGCACCAGATTGACTTCAACGGAACTGTGAAAAAGCGAA AAGCATCACACCAGAAGCTTCTTATGCAAGCGGAAGAAGCAGTGAAGACACAGCTAGATGGTGCACAAAGAAGAATCACAGCTGTGCAAAAG TTGGCAAGGGAAAAGACGCTCCAGTTGAAGTATGTTGTAGCCGAGTGCTTGAATGAGGGTGTTCTAAGTTGA